In one Liolophura sinensis isolate JHLJ2023 chromosome 11, CUHK_Ljap_v2, whole genome shotgun sequence genomic region, the following are encoded:
- the LOC135477589 gene encoding mucin-5AC-like, which yields MERLNIPPEIHNLIRRLHKAYAKLCTMVDQWFSPGTVKEYVKRAKAKGARTHPTAKETVPQTTGMETATPMSSNESCPKTVPRRLRVPLSSFRPRLIHNNRYNKVASSGYGGSKKKEKTATEDPKRYAKEILPKPESLGWLHDMDLNMLAYEMEDLEWRVFEVIYVIKPDYKDYSMLIPETDRPVLDDGYNLLQRLAKIDGYSELNVRPIIDLPHPCYLPRPIRGHMWQNPAPKSYGGGFKQSRIPLPYQFAKVNVTGSQRSDISPEIHDLIRRLHKAYGRLCTMVDQWFSPGTVKENVIQATAKGTPNHPTVKETIARATFKETVAQATAKENVTQVTPKETVTQATAKKSVTQATANETYPQPVPRRIRVPLLSPRPRLIHNNRYKKIASSGYGRCKTKPKPTCIMQTSRSFVSTRNNIAPSLRGQTCQTLQKDPTPTRKVDIRTVARLNGSRLPIPVKLSASSLPTTSSTSSEAATASKDTSSTTTVASKDASSAPTTDIRTMARLNGSKLPLPIKSVQSTSQLVSIRQRTSSMSTNLRHPAQVTNRPQKPIRRVNLRSNLYNDIPSTGYGKSKPGVKTQFYAATSCFSFSTNISQRPVQPKTGIRKTKQQDSLKPPKPDIRMLARQNGSKIPLPVKLLLSESPTQPKPAIKPKPPFHPEPAAKPKPVVQPTPVLPNHQFSPNHRFYQNYRFS from the exons ATGGAGAGATTAAATATTCCCCCAGAGATTCACAATTTGATCAGAAGATTACACAAAGCTTACGCTAAATTGTGCACAATGGTTGATCAGTGGTTTAGCCCAGGCACAGTCAAGGAGTATGTCAAGCGAGCAAAAGCAAAAGGTGCTCGCACCCATCCGACCGCCAAGGAGACTGTACCCCAAACTACAGGCATGGAGACTGCTACCCCAATGTCAAGCAATGAGTCTTGCCCTAAGACAGTGCCCAGAAGATTAAGAGTTCCTCTGTCATCTTTTCGACCCAGACTTATACATAACAATCGCTACAACAAAGTTGCCTCAAGTGGCTATGGGGGATctaagaagaaagaaaaaacagctACAGAGGATCCCAAAAG ATACGCAAAGGAGATCCTACCAAAGCCCGAGTCGCTGGGCTGGTTACATGACATGGACCTAAACATGCTGGCTTATGAAATGGAGGACCTGGAATGGCGTGTGTTTGAGGTAATATACGTCATTAAACCAGACTACAAGGATTATTCCATGCTGATTCCAGAGACGGATAGACCAGTCCTTGATGATGGCTACAACCTGCTTCAACGGCTAGCGAAGATAGACGGATATTCCGAGCTCAACGTGAGACCAATTATAGACTTACCCCATCCGTGTTACCTTCCTAGGCCCATCAGAGGGCATATGTGGCAGAATCCAGCGCCTAAATCCTACGGTGGAGGCTTCAAACAATCTCGCATACCATTGCCTTATCAGTTTGCAAAAGTTAATGTCACAGGATCACAGAGATCAGATATTTCTCCAGAGATTCACGATTTGATCAGAAGATTGCACAAAGCATATGGCAGGTTATGCACGATGGTTGATCAGTGGTTTAGCCCAGGCACAGTCAAGGAGAATGTCATCCAAGCGACAGCCAAGGGAACCCCAAACCATCCGACAGTCAAGGAGACTATCGCCCGAGCCACTTTCAAGGAGACTGTCGCCCAAGCAACAGCAAAGGAGAATGTAACCCAAGTGACCCCCAAGGAGACTGTCACCCAAGCCACAGCCAAGAAGAGTGTCACGCAAGCGACAGCCAATGAGACTTACCCCCAGCCAGTGCCCAGAAGGATAAGAGTTCCCCTGCTGTCCCCTCGACCAAGGCTTATACATAACAACCGCTACAAGAAAATTGCCTCCAGTGGTTATGGGAGATGTAAGACAAAACCAAAACCAACATGTATCATGCAGACAAGCCGATCGTTTGTGTCCACCAGAAACAATATAGCACCATCTCTTAGAGGACAAACATGTCAAACCCTGCAGAAAGATCCTACACCAACACGCAAAGTTGATATCAGGACCGTGGCCAGACTCAATGGGTCCAGACTCCCAATTCCTGTCAAGCTATCCGCGTCTAGCCTACCCACGACATCCTCCACATCATCGGAAGCTGCTACTGCATCAAAGGATACTTCTTCCACAACTACCGTTGCGTCGAAGGATGCTTCATCGGCACCTACCACAGACATCAGGACCATGGCTAGGCTAAATGGATCAAAACTGCCACTTCCCATAAAGTCAGTACAGAGTACATCTCAACTGGTGTCTATAAGGCAGCGCACATCTTCTATGTCAACAAACCTCAGACATCCGGCTCAAGTGACAAATCGTCCTCAAAAGCCTATCCGACGAGTCAACCTGCGTTCCAACCTGTACAATGACATTCCCTCTACCGGCTATGGAAAATCTAAACCTGGAGTGAAGACGCAGTTTTATGCAGCCACAAGCTGTTTCTCTTTCTCCACCAATATCAGCCAAAGACCAGTTCAGCCCAAAACTGGAATTCGAAAAACAAAGCAACAAGACAGTTTGAAGCCACCTAAACCCGACATCAGAATGCTAGCTAGACAGAACGGATCGAAAATCCCGCTTCCCGTAAAGCTGCTCCTAAGCGAATCACCGACTCAACCTAAACCAGCAATTAAACCAAAACCACCGTTTCATCCTGAACCAGCAGCTAAACCAAAGCCAGTCGTTCAGCCAACACCCGTTCTGCCAAATCACCAATTCAGCCCAAACCACCGATTCTACCAAAACTACCGCTTCAGCTAA
- the LOC135478273 gene encoding probable serine/threonine-protein kinase clkA — protein sequence MDSVSANSIAFTDPVEASDVTVTLLNPSNHTSSIGRINYTSPTIRDYRGTNCNHNSSTNRDYKNTICTHNSSTNRDDKDTICTHNSSTNRDYKGIICTHNSSTNRDHKNTICTQNSSTIRDYRGTICTHNSSTNRDYTDTICTHNSSTSRDYSRTICTHNSSTNRDYKDTICTHNSSTNRDYSSTICTHNSSTSRDYGSTIFTHNSSTNRDYRGTNCTHNSSTNRDSSSAICTHNSSTSRDYKGTIYTHNSSTNRDHKDTICTHNSSTNRDYSLTICTHNSSTNRDYEGTICTHNTSSNRDYKGTICTHNSSTNINYRGTICTHNSSITPTTTFNCSTWTPSLSPTTVGVTTVSGPLTETVTTVQYSSPTEAGVTYTPELRNVTAVITTASVQESTAATTTSGVSTTPESQDVTQEEDSCFKRTMNLTMEVEGCVSDGPVELAFCAGSCASNTTASFTYPFFETNCHCCKPTKVSRRTVQLTCANNEVRQHTYVKIESCGCHGCEYDAYAASGITQVMTSNVAI from the exons ATGGACAGTGTTTCAGCCAACAGCATTGCGTTCACAGACCCTGTGGAAGCCTCCGATGTGACAGTCACCTTGTTGAACCCAAG CAACCACACCAGCTCCATTGGCAGAATCAACTACACCTCTCCCACCATCAGAGACTACAGAGGCACCAACTGTAAccacaactcttccaccaacagAGACTACAAAAAcaccatctgtacccacaactcttccaccaacagAGACGACAAAGACACAatctgtacccacaactcttccaccaacagAGATTACAAAGGCATcatctgtacccacaactcttccaccaacagAGACCACAAAAACACCATCTGTACCCAGAACTCTTCCACCATCAGAGACTACAGAGGcaccatctgtacccacaactcttccaccaacagAGACTACACAGAcaccatctgtacccacaactcttccaccagTAGAGACTACAGCCGCACCATCTGTACTcacaactcttccaccaacagAGACTACAAAGAcaccatctgtacccacaactcttccaccaacagAGACTACAGCAGcaccatctgtacccacaactcttccaccagTAGAGACTACGGCAGCACCATTTTtacccacaactcttccaccaacagAGACTACAGAGGCACCAActgtacccacaactcttccaccaacagGGACTCCAGCAGTGCCATATGTACCCACAACTCTTCAACCAGTAGAGACTACAAAGGCACCATCTAtacccacaactcttccaccaacagAGACCACAAAGAcaccatctgtacccacaactcttccaccaacagAGACTACAGCCTcaccatctgtacccacaactcttccaccaaTAGAGACTACGAAGGcaccatctgtacccacaacACTTCCAGCAACAGAGACTACAAAGGTaccatctgtacccacaactcttccaccaacataAACTACAGAGGcaccatctgtacccacaactcttccaTCACACCAACCACCACCTTCAACTGTTCAACCTG GACTCCCAGTTTGAGTCCTACAACTGTTGGCGTGACAACTGTGTCTGGACCCTTGACCGAGACTGTCACCACTGTCCAGTATTCCTCTCCTACAGAGGCTG GTGTCACCTACACACCTGAACTGAGAAATGTCACTGCAGTTATCACTACAGCATCTGTGCAAG AATCAACTGCGGCCACGACAACATCAGGTGTGTCTACAACTCCAGAAAGCCAGGATGTCACCCAAGAAG AGGACTCGTGCTTCAAGAGGACCATGAACCTGACAATGGAGGTTGAAGGGTGCGTATCTGATGGTCCTGTTGAGCTAGCTTTCTGTGCAGGATCATGTGCCTCCAACACCACTGCATCTTTCACCTACCCCTTCTTCGAAACCAACTGTCACTGCTGCAAACCAACCAAAGTGTCCAGGAGGACCGTTCAGCTTACCTGTG CCAATAACGAAGTCCGCCAACACACCTACGTCAAGATCGAGTCTTGCGGTTGCCATGGTTGTGAGTATGACGCATACGCCGCCAGCGGAATCACCCAGGTGATGACGTCAAACGTGGCCATCTAG
- the LOC135478274 gene encoding LOW QUALITY PROTEIN: citrate synthase, mitochondrial-like (The sequence of the model RefSeq protein was modified relative to this genomic sequence to represent the inferred CDS: deleted 2 bases in 1 codon): MRTLSMLPVTLSEWTVTSHARLTLTSGSSSAADGARTCHPAPSERISVTEFRDIGPEVYKCNLFRDGTSVGAIDPKKDWSWNFTDMLGYEDPYFTELMRLYLAIHSDHEGGNVSAHTCHLVGSALSDPYLSFAAGMNGLAGPLHGLANEEALVWVTKLREEIGDNVPPEKLREYIWDTLNKGQVVPGYGHAVLRKTDPRYLVQRQFAQKHLPNDPLLKLVSELFEVVPDVLAELGKVKNPRPSVDAHSGVLLQDGFPPLFYLVLLH; the protein is encoded by the exons ATGCGGACGTTGTCAATGTTGCCAGTGACTTTGAGCGAGTGGACTGTAACATCTCACGCCAGGCTGACTTTGACATCTGGGTCTTCTTCTGCCGCTGACGGGGCAAGGACTTGTCATCCAGCACCATCGGAGCGGATCTCAGTGACAGAGTTCAGAGATATAGGGCCAGAGGTCT ACAAATGTAACCTGTTCCGTGACGGCACATCAGTGGGAGCAATCGACCCAAAGAAGGACTGGAGCTGGAACTTCACCGATATGCTGGGATATGAAGACCCTTACTTCACAGAGCTGATGAGGCTATACCTTGCCATTCATAG TGACCACGAGGGTGGTAATGTCAGCGCACACACCTGTCATCTGGTCGGCAGTGCCCTCTCAGACCCCTATCTCAGCTTTGCTGCCGGGATGAATGGATTGGCCGGTCCCCTTCACGGGTTAGCCAATGAGGAGGCACTGGTGTGGGTGACCAAGCTGAGAGAGGAGATCGGAGACAATGTCCCACCGGAGAAGTTGAGAGAATACATCTGGGATACGCTGAATAAGGGACAg GTGGTGCCAGGCTACGGCCATGCTGTGTTGAGAAAGACCGATCCCCGCTACTTGGTACAACGACAGTTTGCTCAGAAGCATCTGCCAAACGACCCTCTCCTCAAACTGGTGTCAGAACTGTTTGAAGTGGTACCTGACGTT TTGGCAGAGCTGGGAAAAGTGAAGAACCCTCGGCCCAGTGTGGACGCTCACAGCGGAGTCCTTCTGCAG gacggatttccaccgctgttttatctagtgctgcttcactga